A segment of the Psilocybe cubensis strain MGC-MH-2018 chromosome 5, whole genome shotgun sequence genome:
GGCGTCTAGAGTGCTGGCTGGGAACGCCGGCATTTCCAATGCTGGTTTTGCGGCGAAGGGTTTGGGTATCGAGCCAGTTCTGCGGTGGTAATCGATAACCGCATCTCGAGTAGCAGGAGGGGACAGCGCCTTGTCTGGGAAGACAATCGTTGGAGAGTTGATATCACTCAAAAAGCCTTTAGCAACGCGCCTAAAATGCGATGAGGTTGAAATGGTCagattaattaattaattttTTCCAAGGGAGTTTTCCAGATGCACTGACTGTTCAAAGCCCTCTTTTTCTCCCTCCTGGTTCGGGTCGTCGCGCACGAGCCCTTTGACTGAGAGGAATGCTGCTCCTGTCTTTTCCTGTCGTTTGGCAGCCATACGCTTTCGGAAGAAGCGCAGACCCATCCAGAGTCCAGCACCTACGAGAATTACAATGGCTACAATGAGACCTGCGAGGTAGATAGGATTCGCGAGTGTAGGCCCATCCGAGTCCTCTGCTCTGGCGACAAGAACAGGCATTTTTCAAAAGCGCACGAAAGGGGTAGTGTTGCAAGACGTGAATGTTTAAAGAATGTGAGCGGACGCGGAGTCCAATGTGATGCCGTGGGGGCGTGAAGAGGGAAAAAGGATCGTAACGTCTAAACGAACAATGAAGAGCGAAGTAAGAAAAGGACGATAAGTATATTAATATCCGCGCACAAAATGAACCAAGAACCAGCACAATTCCCGACCCTGGAAAAAGTTGGCAGTCCATTTCCACTTTTGGCCATGAACTGGATATATCGGGCATGCTTGGCGTTCGTTGGTAACCACAGCCGTTGCAACGTAGCGTGGCAACTCAAAAATAGAATCAATTGTGTCAACATCCGCATTCAGCTTCGTATGTTGCGCGTTCACTGTGAAGTAGAGCGAGGCCGAACTAAAACTTTTCTTTACTGCAACGTATTTCTTCTAGTGAATATAATGCGCAACTTTTAGGGTTCGACATGCAAATTGAATTTTGTTTGGCAACAGTCGTGAAGTTGAATGGTGGATATTGTGGAGTTGGCGTGGGTGGCGAAAAGGCAACGAACATTAATTTGATGTATCCGGATAATTGAAGGATCAGCACCGTATAATGAATATTAAATGATGGAATTTACGCAGAAtttataccttttctttGGCGAAGGCATTTCTCCGATTAGCGCCCATGTAGTACTCTTCCATGCCTTTGCGAGAGGCATAAATAGACGCCAAGAAAGAGGCTCGGATACTACATGGAAAATGTAATTCATTAGTACATATTTTACAGCAATTGAACCGCAACAAGGTAAGTACAATGGTATATATCTACGGTGTATATCAAACGTTTTACTATATCAACTCAGTGTTTAAATTCAGCCTTGATACTCGCCAACATATCCTTCGTGGTCTTCTTGGGCTTCCATCCAAGCTCCCGGCCTCTGTCTGCTCTGCAACGGGAGTTCGTTCCCATCATAGTGCCATTAGGGAAATATTTCTTGGTCTCTTCCTCGGTGAATGGAGTTGGATTCGCGTCTTTACTTTTTCCAAGGGATACCATGACCTTTCCAATGGCCAAACCGACATCGTAGAGCGTATGCTCCCCGTTCTCGCCAAAGTAGAAACCAGATGGGCCATGTGCCAGGTCGGGATGCGGGGTTATTGCGCGGTGTGGGTGAGAATGGGTGTCACTTCTGTGAGGCACGATGCTGTCGATGAGTACGACGTAGAGGTCGACAACTTTACGATGGCAAAAATGTAAGAGGAGAGTACAGAGGACGAATGTTAAACCGATCTCACCGTCGTGAATATGGACATTGGGCCAAATGTTCTTTCCTAGGCCAACCATGCCCGCCTGTCCGCGGTCAAGACTCAATTCTACAAGCTGAGGAATCTGTTGCGAGTGTGCGTTCTGAAGGCCGGCGTCTACAAGCGGGCCTGTGGCAATTCCGTAGATAGTACTCGGAAGCACAATATATGTTCTCACGTAGCCTGCCATTCGAAAAGATGATGTCATTTAACGACATTGCATAATTTCGAACTGAAGCTATTAGATATCGTACCTTCCTTGTCTGCGTCAACTATAGCCAAATCGACAGAACGGTGAGGCTGAGTTATAGGTATGGACTCCATTTGCTCGATGTTGAGGTCGGAGTATATCACGTCGGTTGCCTTCATTCCTTGTGCGTCGTCTACCAATACACCTTGGACGCTAACGATAAATTCGTGCTGCAATCAGAAATAGATGGTATTTACACACCAGTTCCAGACTAAAATGTAACTTCGCATCAGTCATATCAGTTGGAGCATCTCTAGGAATAGGTACTGACGGTATGAATGAGCGATGGTACTTTTCCCGTCTTTTCAAACCGTCTCTTGAGGCCCCGCAAGATTGCCTTTGCCGCACCTTCGTCATCCGCATCAGCCTAACCATCAAGATGTAAGCAATCCGTGCACAGAAAACATTGCAAAAAATGGTACTCGCAcaagcgataacgagatcCGCATCCGCCGCCGTATCCTCGAGCAGTTGCAGGTCAGAGTGTGAGCCAACGACGGTATGGATGCCCATCATCCGGAACTGGGATGCCTTCGCTGCATCCCTAACGAGAATTGTGAGGCGGAATGTGTCTGACAGGGGGTGCTTTAACAGGGAGGCGAGAACGCTGCCCCCGATATAACCTGCAACATCCATGAACTGAGGTCAGCGAGAACTTTGGTAGGCCGTTGACCTAGCAGTTCATCTCGTTCAAAGACTGCTCGTACCTGTCGCTCCGGTCAGAAATATGTGAGTCTTGATTGTGAGATGGCCGTGCATGATTCAGTTCGCGCCTTGTTGCAGTTGGGTTAATTGCAAGTGTTGTCAATGGCAAGTGTAGAATGCAGGCTAGTAGAATGAATTTCAAATGGACTTATTCTACGAGGTGAGTGAAGAATTAGAGAACGAAATCGAATGTactggaggtggtggaaagaGTGCAAGTCTGTCAACTATAAAAAGGGGTGAGTGACGTGATATTCACTTTGTCCGTTGTGATTCAAGTTGGACGATGTGCGCGGGTCAGAAAACAAAGATAGAATCGTTCGCGAGCTGATATGAATGGCATGTCTTCCTCCGAAGATTTGGGAATGGATGCACTGTTCCTCTATAGCAAGGATATCGGGGATGGCATTATTGGCGTCATAATCGCTGTTGCTTCAATGTCTCTTCCTTCGAGGTGGCAACTCCGAAGGCCGCACCCGAGGGGGATGACCGGAACTACCGGCACTCGGCTACCATTTACCCGGATCGGCGCTACCTTGTATCTTGGCACCGATCCTTATAGTCCGGTCTTGCGAGGCAGTGAAGACACTCAGTGCAATTTTGATGCAGCAGAGAGTGGTTCTACACTTTATGGAAGAtggaaaacagaaaaaaagctAGGTGGCTCTAATAATCTGATAACGTTCGGTTTAAGATTGTCTCGCTGTAGTGCGAATGAGATGCCGGCGAGCACAACCACTTAATGCACTAGGGCCACAGGCGCCTAATTTTGAGGGCATCATTGGTCGACATCTATAACTTCGAGATAGTAAACTCTCCAAATTTCTTCTCTACGGAGGTAATAGCTCATCATCTACGTAGAATAAATATCCGCTTTTTATAACGTTTCTGGCAAACACCATTGGATGACCAACTCCTTTGTCAGAGTAACTGCCAAATTATTATTGGATATTTGATGGTCTAGAGAAATATTATAAGTCCCAGACAAGCTATCAGAACACCGTGGACATCCGATGAGATGATGCAGCAAAAACATATCTTCCTTTA
Coding sequences within it:
- a CDS encoding Oxidase ucsJ, producing MDVAGYIGGSVLASLLKHPLSDTFRLTILVRDAAKASQFRMMGIHTVVGSHSDLQLLEDTAADADLADADDEGAAKAILRGLKRRFEKTGKVPSLIHTHEFIVSVQGVLVDDAQGMKATDVIYSDLNIEQMESIPITQPHRSVDLAIVDADKEGYVRTYIVLPSTIYGIATGPLVDAGLQNAHSQQIPQLVELSLDRGQAGMVGLGKNIWPNVHIHDVVDLYVVLIDSIVPHRSDTHSHPHRAITPHPDLAHGPSGFYFGENGEHTLYDVGLAIGKVMVSLGKSKDANPTPFTEEETKKYFPNGTMMGTNSRCRADRGRELGWKPKKTTKDMLASIKAEFKH